A region from the Cryptosporangium arvum DSM 44712 genome encodes:
- a CDS encoding TetR/AcrR family transcriptional regulator produces MPRRSPDPEERQRDADRSRERLLAAAADEFAAAGYAGARVSSIASRAGLNPQLISYYFGGKAGLYRALGERWLAFEQELEPDSKDLPELISAYTRTALEDPRGARLLLWNGLTDTDEDTSPQPDDAEAMTKRQQAGEIADDLDPRLVQLALMGASLAPVALPQVLRRLTGENADDPEFIERYLEVVRRLTERLG; encoded by the coding sequence GTGCCTCGCCGTTCCCCCGATCCCGAAGAGCGTCAGCGCGACGCCGACCGGTCGCGTGAACGCCTGCTCGCCGCTGCGGCCGACGAGTTCGCCGCCGCCGGGTACGCCGGTGCGCGGGTGAGTTCGATCGCTTCGCGCGCCGGGCTGAACCCGCAGCTGATCAGCTACTACTTCGGCGGCAAGGCCGGGCTCTACCGAGCGCTCGGCGAGCGCTGGCTGGCGTTCGAGCAGGAGCTCGAGCCCGATTCGAAGGACCTGCCGGAACTCATCTCCGCCTACACCCGTACGGCGCTGGAGGATCCGCGCGGCGCGCGGCTACTGCTCTGGAACGGCCTCACCGACACCGACGAGGACACGTCCCCCCAGCCCGACGACGCCGAGGCGATGACGAAGCGGCAGCAAGCCGGCGAGATCGCCGACGACCTGGACCCCCGTCTCGTCCAGCTGGCGTTGATGGGCGCGAGCCTGGCCCCGGTCGCGCTCCCCCAGGTACTCCGCCGCCTGACCGGCGAGAACGCGGACGACCCGGAGTTCATCGAGCGCTATCTGGAGGTGGTCCGCCGCCTGACCGAGCGCCTGGGGTGA
- a CDS encoding RNA polymerase sigma-70 factor, translated as MTDAFVTHRNLLFTVAYEMLGSAADAEDVLQETWLRWSEVDTGSVRDERAYLVRITTRQALNRLRTVRRRRETYVGPWLPEPLLTAPDVAEDVELAESVSIALMLVLETLSPTERAVFVLREAFDVSYEEIAAAVDKTPSAVRQIAHRARKHVDARRPRVAVTPDETRAALDSFRRALETGDLNGLLRTLAPDVVLLADGGGVKQAVQRPIVGASKVARLLLAGASRVPVSVDHASVNGSPALALHTHGEFDGILAIRLEAGRIAGIYYVRNPEKLSHVDTETALTRGLP; from the coding sequence ATGACTGACGCGTTCGTCACGCATCGGAACCTGCTGTTCACCGTGGCCTACGAGATGCTCGGGTCGGCGGCCGACGCGGAGGACGTCCTGCAGGAAACGTGGCTGCGCTGGTCCGAGGTCGACACCGGGTCGGTGCGCGACGAGCGCGCGTACCTCGTCCGCATCACGACCAGGCAGGCGCTCAACCGGCTGCGTACCGTGCGCCGGCGCCGCGAGACCTACGTCGGGCCCTGGCTGCCCGAGCCGCTGCTCACCGCGCCCGACGTCGCCGAGGACGTCGAACTGGCCGAGAGCGTGTCGATCGCGCTGATGCTGGTGCTCGAGACGCTCTCGCCGACCGAGCGCGCGGTCTTCGTGCTCCGCGAGGCGTTCGACGTCAGCTACGAGGAGATCGCGGCCGCGGTGGACAAGACGCCCTCGGCCGTCCGGCAGATCGCCCACCGCGCGCGCAAGCACGTCGACGCCCGGCGGCCGCGGGTGGCGGTGACACCGGACGAGACCCGCGCCGCCCTGGACTCCTTCCGGCGTGCGCTCGAGACCGGCGACCTGAACGGCCTGCTGCGAACGCTGGCCCCCGACGTCGTGCTGCTGGCCGACGGGGGCGGAGTCAAGCAGGCGGTGCAGCGGCCGATCGTCGGCGCGAGCAAGGTGGCCCGCCTGCTGCTCGCCGGAGCCTCGCGGGTTCCGGTCTCCGTCGACCACGCCTCGGTCAACGGGTCTCCGGCGCTCGCGCTGCACACGCACGGAGAGTTCGACGGCATCCTCGCGATCCGGCTCGAGGCCGGGCGGATCGCCGGGATCTATTACGTCCGCAACCCGGAGAAACTCTCCCACGTGGACACGGAGACCGCTCTCACCCGGGGACTACCCTGA
- a CDS encoding PadR family transcriptional regulator: MVSDVFDKLEQELRRGVVVLAVLSQLRELRYGYELRQSLAGRGLTIEEGTLYPLLRRLESQGVLSSEWRTADGKPRRYYVLNPEGQALFERLTSSWHGLNTAMGHLLESETTP, translated from the coding sequence ATGGTAAGCGACGTCTTCGACAAGCTCGAACAGGAGCTTCGCCGGGGCGTCGTCGTGCTGGCGGTGCTTTCCCAGCTGCGCGAACTGCGCTACGGCTACGAGCTGCGCCAGTCACTGGCCGGCCGGGGCCTGACGATCGAGGAGGGCACGCTCTACCCGCTCCTGCGCCGGCTCGAGTCGCAGGGCGTGCTGAGCAGCGAGTGGCGTACGGCCGACGGCAAGCCGCGCCGGTACTACGTGCTCAACCCCGAGGGCCAGGCGCTGTTCGAGCGCCTCACGAGTTCGTGGCACGGCCTCAACACGGCAATGGGGCATCTCTTGGAGAGCGAGACGACGCCATGA
- a CDS encoding HAAS signaling domain-containing protein, whose translation MTGTELIDRYVADVVRLLPRRQRRDVAIELRELLSEEVGEGDARELLRRFGHPTEVAARYGQPVALIDPVDTRRFLTLAIGGTVVLHAAAYLNDLITPSGNAAETAWPLVFGWLGLLFVGFALLAWRRRRRASAPEWKPAPAPSDRVNRVGRSAGIVFFVAGTATLVTLDSGPFARDAEFLRVRGPIVLALLISGIVLQILVVAAGRWRQGLRTADAVHSVVTCGVLTWVIGSGPVFTAVPTDQTAKAACAIVVLVSLIDLVVRSHRLSVASALRP comes from the coding sequence ATGACCGGAACCGAGCTGATCGACAGGTACGTCGCCGACGTGGTCCGGCTCCTGCCGCGGCGGCAGCGGCGCGACGTCGCGATCGAGTTGCGCGAGCTGCTGTCCGAGGAGGTCGGGGAGGGCGACGCGCGCGAGCTGCTCCGGCGCTTCGGGCACCCCACCGAGGTCGCGGCGCGCTACGGGCAACCGGTCGCGCTCATCGACCCGGTGGACACCCGCCGTTTCCTGACGCTCGCGATCGGCGGGACGGTGGTCCTCCACGCCGCCGCTTACCTGAACGACCTGATCACGCCGTCCGGCAACGCCGCGGAGACGGCCTGGCCGCTGGTGTTCGGCTGGCTGGGGCTGCTGTTCGTCGGGTTCGCGCTGCTGGCCTGGCGGCGTCGGCGGCGCGCGTCGGCACCGGAGTGGAAGCCGGCGCCGGCACCGAGCGACCGGGTCAACCGGGTCGGGCGCAGTGCGGGCATCGTGTTCTTCGTCGCCGGAACGGCCACGCTGGTGACGCTGGACAGCGGCCCGTTCGCCCGCGACGCGGAGTTCCTGCGCGTGCGCGGCCCGATCGTGCTGGCCCTGCTGATCAGCGGCATCGTGCTGCAGATACTGGTGGTGGCGGCCGGGCGATGGCGCCAGGGGCTACGCACCGCCGACGCCGTGCACAGCGTCGTGACCTGTGGGGTGTTGACCTGGGTGATCGGAAGCGGACCGGTCTTCACCGCGGTGCCGACCGACCAGACCGCGAAGGCCGCGTGCGCGATCGTCGTTCTCGTCAGCCTGATCGACCTCGTGGTCCGGTCGCACCGTCTGAGCGTGGCGTCCGCGCTCCGGCCCTAG
- a CDS encoding NAD(P)H-binding protein → MTIVVTAPTGQIGRQVVEDLLADGAPVRVVVRDPARLAPGVAERVEVVPGSHGDPDVAAKAFGGADAVFWLVPPNPSAPSADEAYSGFVRPVLGALRTAGRVVAVSALGRGTPVAGRAGFVTAALAMDDLIAATGVPYRALTAPSFMENTLRQIDAIRENGVFSGPYLPDNPAPSVATRDIAAVAARLLRDDDWTGYAEVPVLGPEDLTYDRMATILTEVLGRPVRYQQQVPGAADTAMGQARIDMALAKNDGLDHGVVRTPENSTPTTFRDFLLDAVTHNGA, encoded by the coding sequence ATGACAATCGTGGTTACCGCACCGACCGGCCAGATCGGTCGCCAGGTGGTTGAGGACCTGCTCGCGGACGGTGCGCCGGTGCGTGTCGTGGTCAGGGATCCGGCCCGGCTCGCGCCGGGCGTGGCCGAGCGCGTCGAGGTCGTGCCGGGTTCGCACGGCGATCCCGACGTCGCGGCGAAAGCCTTCGGCGGAGCTGACGCCGTGTTCTGGCTCGTTCCCCCGAACCCGTCCGCGCCGAGCGCGGACGAGGCGTACTCGGGCTTCGTACGACCGGTCCTCGGGGCGTTGCGGACGGCCGGCCGCGTGGTCGCGGTGTCGGCGTTGGGCCGCGGCACGCCCGTGGCCGGGCGAGCCGGTTTTGTCACCGCGGCCCTGGCCATGGACGACCTGATCGCCGCCACCGGGGTTCCGTACCGGGCGCTGACCGCGCCGTCGTTCATGGAGAACACGTTGCGCCAGATCGACGCGATCCGGGAGAACGGCGTGTTCTCCGGTCCGTACCTCCCCGACAACCCGGCTCCCTCGGTCGCGACCAGGGACATCGCCGCGGTCGCCGCACGCCTCCTGCGCGACGACGACTGGACCGGCTACGCCGAGGTGCCGGTGCTCGGCCCGGAGGACCTCACCTACGACCGGATGGCCACGATCCTCACCGAGGTGCTCGGCCGGCCGGTGCGCTACCAGCAGCAGGTGCCCGGTGCGGCCGACACGGCCATGGGGCAGGCCCGGATCGACATGGCGCTGGCCAAGAACGACGGCCTGGACCACGGCGTCGTCCGGACCCCGGAGAACAGCACCCCCACCACCTTCCGCGACTTCCTCCTCGACGCCGTGACGCACAATGGGGCGTGA
- a CDS encoding daunorubicin resistance protein DrrA family ABC transporter ATP-binding protein, with translation MADVIEVQDLRKSFPGVEAVRGLDLRVAAGELFGLLGPNGAGKTTTLRLLTTLLPIDAGTAVVAGADVARDPRAVRRRIGYVGQIGGADLPATGRENLLLQGRLYGASKTDARRRGDELIEALALGSFVDRRVSTYSGGQRRRLEIALGLAHRPQVLFLDEPTTGLDPQNRANLWDQLRALRADGTTIVLTTHYLEEADALADRLAIVDAGRVVTEGSPRALKSQLAGDTVTLRPRGDVPAVRTLLDAQPFVRDVVLDGDALRLSVPDGPAAVPKLLDVLGGAGVELAALALVEPSLDEVFLRVTGRALRDAA, from the coding sequence ATGGCTGACGTCATCGAAGTTCAGGACTTACGCAAGTCGTTCCCCGGAGTGGAGGCCGTTCGTGGTCTCGATCTCCGCGTCGCCGCCGGAGAGCTGTTCGGGTTGCTCGGCCCGAACGGCGCCGGCAAGACCACGACGCTGCGTCTGCTCACCACGCTGCTGCCGATCGACGCCGGTACCGCCGTCGTCGCCGGTGCCGACGTCGCTCGCGACCCGCGTGCCGTACGCCGCCGGATCGGCTACGTCGGGCAGATCGGCGGGGCCGACCTCCCGGCGACCGGCCGGGAGAACCTGCTGCTGCAGGGCCGGCTGTACGGGGCGTCGAAAACCGACGCGCGGCGCCGCGGCGACGAGCTGATCGAGGCGCTGGCGCTCGGCTCGTTCGTCGATCGCCGGGTCAGCACCTACTCGGGCGGCCAGCGTCGGCGCCTCGAGATCGCGTTGGGGCTCGCCCATCGTCCGCAGGTGCTGTTCCTGGACGAGCCGACCACCGGCCTGGACCCGCAGAACCGGGCCAACCTGTGGGACCAGTTGCGTGCTCTGCGTGCCGACGGCACGACGATCGTGCTGACCACGCACTACCTGGAGGAGGCGGACGCGCTCGCCGACCGGCTGGCGATCGTCGACGCCGGGCGGGTGGTCACCGAGGGCTCACCACGGGCGTTGAAGTCGCAGCTGGCCGGTGACACGGTCACGCTGCGGCCGCGCGGTGACGTCCCCGCCGTCCGAACGCTGCTGGACGCGCAGCCGTTCGTGCGTGACGTCGTCCTCGACGGCGACGCGCTGCGGCTGTCGGTGCCGGACGGGCCCGCCGCGGTGCCGAAGCTGCTCGACGTGCTGGGCGGCGCCGGGGTCGAACTGGCGGCGCTGGCGCTCGTGGAGCCGTCGTTGGACGAGGTGTTCCTGCGGGTCACCGGGCGCGCGCTGCGGGACGCCGCATGA
- a CDS encoding TetR/AcrR family transcriptional regulator, which translates to MTDPLPPSLRSDARDNRERILDVARAVFATEGLDVPMREIARRAGVGPATLYRRFPTKESLVTEAFDQQMRACATIVDEGAADPDPWRGFCTVIERVCDLHARDRGFTAAFMSAYPRAIDFGRNRASVLTTMAGLARRAKDTGHLRRDFVIDDLVLVLMANGGIQAKSAAARIAASRRFAALAIQAFRASPGAAPLPPVAQLPIG; encoded by the coding sequence GTGACCGACCCGCTTCCGCCCTCGTTGCGGTCCGACGCCCGCGACAACCGCGAGCGAATCCTCGACGTGGCCCGCGCCGTGTTCGCCACCGAGGGCCTCGACGTCCCGATGCGCGAGATCGCCCGGCGGGCCGGCGTGGGGCCGGCCACGCTCTACCGCCGCTTCCCCACCAAGGAGTCGCTGGTCACTGAAGCGTTCGACCAGCAGATGCGCGCCTGCGCGACGATCGTCGACGAGGGCGCCGCCGACCCGGATCCCTGGCGCGGCTTCTGCACGGTGATCGAGCGCGTCTGCGATCTGCACGCCCGGGACCGGGGTTTCACCGCAGCCTTCATGTCGGCTTACCCCCGCGCGATCGACTTCGGCCGGAACCGCGCCTCCGTGCTGACCACGATGGCTGGGCTGGCTCGGAGGGCCAAGGACACCGGCCACCTGCGCCGGGACTTCGTGATCGACGACCTGGTGCTCGTGCTGATGGCCAACGGCGGCATCCAGGCGAAATCCGCAGCCGCTCGGATCGCGGCGTCCCGACGCTTCGCCGCCCTGGCGATCCAGGCCTTCCGGGCCTCCCCCGGCGCCGCACCACTCCCGCCGGTAGCGCAGCTTCCGATCGGCTAG
- the trmB gene encoding tRNA (guanosine(46)-N7)-methyltransferase TrmB, with amino-acid sequence MTLNHAPATYKLRRGRITPGQRLALGTLADRFAVGDGDGPLDLSTLFGRDAPVVLEIGFGMGITTLAMAEADPGTDLIAADVHTPGVGALLRGLHERGLDNVRVLNGDGAELLAQRIPSGSLAGIRVYFPDPWPKARHHKRRLVDAEFAALVADRLAPGGRLHCATDWEHYAQQMVAVLTAEPGLELEHGGPVERPEWRPVTKYEARGMARGHAVADIFAVRP; translated from the coding sequence GTGACCCTCAACCACGCTCCCGCGACCTACAAGCTTCGCCGGGGGCGGATCACGCCTGGTCAGCGGCTCGCGCTCGGCACGCTTGCCGACCGGTTCGCGGTGGGGGACGGTGACGGCCCCCTCGATCTGAGCACGCTGTTCGGGCGGGACGCGCCGGTGGTGCTGGAGATCGGGTTCGGTATGGGGATCACCACGCTGGCGATGGCCGAGGCCGACCCGGGTACCGATCTGATCGCCGCCGACGTGCACACGCCCGGCGTCGGCGCGTTGCTGCGTGGGCTGCACGAACGCGGGCTCGACAACGTGCGGGTGCTCAACGGCGACGGAGCCGAGTTGCTGGCCCAGCGCATCCCGTCGGGGAGCCTGGCCGGGATCCGGGTGTACTTCCCCGACCCGTGGCCCAAGGCGCGCCACCACAAACGGCGCCTGGTCGACGCCGAGTTCGCGGCCCTGGTAGCGGATCGGCTCGCGCCGGGCGGTCGGCTGCACTGTGCCACCGACTGGGAGCACTACGCCCAGCAGATGGTGGCGGTGCTGACCGCCGAGCCCGGCCTAGAACTGGAGCACGGCGGCCCGGTCGAGCGCCCCGAGTGGCGTCCGGTGACGAAGTACGAGGCCCGCGGCATGGCCCGGGGTCACGCCGTCGCCGACATCTTCGCCGTCCGACCGTGA
- a CDS encoding IS5 family transposase (programmed frameshift), producing MVRRHELTDEQWQAIAALLPVSGAAGRPRVDDRRVINGMLFKAKTGVAWRDLPERYGPWKTVYNRFWRWSRNGTLTLLVQQVRVIAEAIDELDREVSIDSSIVRAHQHAAGARRPGRARGACRPDGGQTEPGDHAIGRSRGGPSTKLHLACDGHGRPLSVVLTGGNVNDCTVFEHVMTGVSFPRPGPGRTTTRPARVLADKGYSSRAIREYLRRRRIPATIPERRDQQANRQRRGRTGGRPPAFDKATYRRRNIVERCFNQLKQFRAIATRYDKTALSYQGMIDLATLTLWL from the exons GTGGTGCGTAGGCATGAGCTGACTGATGAGCAGTGGCAGGCGATTGCTGCGTTGCTACCGGTTTCGGGTGCGGCTGGTCGGCCGCGGGTGGACGACCGGCGGGTGATCAACGGGATGTTGTTCAAAGCCAAGACCGGGGTGGCGTGGCGGGATCTGCCGGAGCGTTATGGGCCGTGGAAGACCGTCTATAACCGCTTCTGGCGGTGGTCGCGTAACGGCACCCTGACGCTGCTGGTGCAGCAGGTGCGGGTGATCGCCGAGGCGATCGACGAACTCGACCGTGAGGTGTCGATCGATTCCAGCATCGTGCGAGCTCATCAGCACGCAGCCGGAGCGCGCCGG CCCGGCCGGGCGCGGGGGGCCTGCCGGCCGGACGGCGGGCAGACCGAGCCAGGTGATCATGCCATCGGCCGGTCCCGCGGCGGCCCCTCGACGAAGCTGCATCTGGCCTGCGACGGACACGGCCGGCCGCTGTCGGTGGTCTTGACCGGCGGGAACGTCAACGACTGCACCGTCTTCGAGCACGTCATGACCGGCGTGTCGTTCCCCCGGCCAGGTCCGGGCCGGACCACCACCAGACCGGCCCGGGTGCTGGCCGACAAGGGCTACTCCAGCCGCGCGATCCGCGAATACCTGCGGCGCCGCCGCATCCCGGCCACGATTCCCGAACGCCGTGACCAGCAAGCCAACCGGCAGCGCCGCGGCCGAACCGGCGGCAGACCACCCGCCTTCGACAAGGCCACCTACCGCCGCCGCAACATCGTCGAACGCTGCTTCAACCAGCTCAAACAGTTCCGCGCGATCGCCACCCGCTACGACAAGACCGCCCTGTCCTACCAAGGCATGATCGACCTCGCGACCCTCACCCTCTGGCTTTGA
- a CDS encoding ABC transporter permease, translating to MSAVGLLWWRKMLETIRQPVWVISGLTTPLLYLLLFAPLLTRLAGGPAFPRGEVLDVFLPGLLALLAFSSGMGAGWGVIAELQTGVVERLRVTPASRFALLIGGVLRDVVAFLLPATIVVLIAVPFGYDPSVPGVIGLLALLCLVTATTSAWSSALGLIFRDIGGLAAVVTGLQLPLTLLSGVLLPLSLAPGWLRGLAYADPLYYAVQASRALSDGVVDFSRVGVGVLVVGALTVVTLTWATRCYRRVAP from the coding sequence ATGAGCGCCGTCGGACTGCTCTGGTGGCGCAAGATGCTCGAGACGATCCGGCAGCCGGTGTGGGTGATCAGCGGACTGACCACGCCGCTGCTGTACCTCCTTCTGTTCGCTCCGCTGCTGACCCGGCTGGCCGGCGGCCCGGCGTTCCCGCGTGGCGAGGTGCTCGACGTGTTCCTGCCGGGGTTGCTGGCGCTGCTGGCGTTCAGCTCCGGGATGGGCGCCGGCTGGGGTGTGATCGCCGAACTGCAGACCGGCGTGGTGGAGAGGCTCCGCGTGACGCCGGCGAGCCGGTTCGCGCTGCTGATCGGCGGGGTGCTGCGTGACGTCGTCGCGTTCCTGCTGCCGGCGACGATCGTCGTGCTGATCGCGGTGCCGTTCGGCTACGACCCCTCGGTCCCGGGCGTGATCGGGCTGCTGGCGCTGCTGTGCCTGGTGACCGCGACGACGTCGGCGTGGTCGAGCGCGCTCGGGCTGATCTTCCGCGACATCGGCGGGCTCGCGGCCGTCGTCACCGGTTTGCAGTTGCCGTTGACGCTGCTCTCCGGCGTGCTGTTGCCGCTCTCCCTGGCGCCCGGCTGGCTGCGTGGCCTCGCCTACGCCGATCCGCTGTACTACGCCGTGCAGGCGTCGCGGGCGCTGTCGGACGGGGTGGTGGACTTCTCCCGGGTGGGGGTCGGTGTGCTGGTGGTCGGCGCGCTGACGGTGGTGACGCTGACCTGGGCCACCCGCTGTTACCGCCGCGTCGCGCCCTAG
- a CDS encoding SgcJ/EcaC family oxidoreductase encodes MNADIEAIKQVIAAVERSQNNEDPDEFLALFRDDAIWTTGGGKRLFGLEEIAAFTRQVLPGGMKDASVTFELEHVLFIRPDVAAVKVRQIYRTAEGPDVGTPLWVLAEENGRWLLTACQNTGAPSDDPARPIFAPRTTTGHSDLTREA; translated from the coding sequence ATGAACGCCGACATCGAAGCAATCAAGCAGGTCATCGCAGCCGTCGAACGATCCCAGAACAACGAGGATCCCGACGAGTTCCTCGCCCTCTTCCGCGACGACGCGATCTGGACGACCGGGGGCGGCAAGCGTCTGTTCGGCCTCGAAGAGATCGCCGCGTTCACCCGGCAAGTGCTGCCGGGCGGGATGAAGGACGCGTCGGTGACGTTCGAGCTCGAACACGTCCTGTTCATCCGGCCCGACGTCGCCGCGGTGAAAGTGCGGCAGATCTACCGGACGGCCGAAGGTCCCGACGTCGGCACCCCGTTGTGGGTGCTGGCCGAGGAGAACGGGCGTTGGTTACTGACGGCCTGCCAGAACACGGGCGCTCCCAGCGACGATCCGGCCCGCCCGATCTTCGCGCCTCGTACAACCACTGGCCACTCGGACCTCACACGGGAGGCTTAG
- a CDS encoding LysR family transcriptional regulator: protein MSDLETRQLRYFVAVAEECHFGRAAARLGMAQPPLSRAIRDLERQLGVQLLVRTTRQVSLTPAGETLLADARTALDAVGAAEHRARSAGRPRPTLRLALKADYDGGLLPKILDAYDARPVELLLGGRGEQVPALREGRADVAILPEPHDDRGLDLEPLLSGPRLVALSATDPLAARTSLRRSDLAGRRLPDGRPAENGGADPAPPGAQRRDLSQIFNLVEVGGSVWFLPEWVARRFPRPHLAFLPVEDLDPVTLVVAWPAESRSPAVAEFVRVAKDVAGENPAERGVLATGARAVDRPA, encoded by the coding sequence ATGAGTGACCTCGAGACCAGGCAGCTGCGTTACTTCGTGGCGGTGGCCGAGGAGTGTCATTTCGGCCGGGCGGCCGCGCGCCTGGGGATGGCCCAGCCGCCCCTGTCACGCGCGATCCGCGACCTGGAACGCCAGCTCGGCGTGCAGTTGCTGGTGCGCACCACCCGGCAGGTCTCGCTCACCCCCGCCGGCGAGACACTGCTGGCGGACGCCCGGACCGCTCTCGACGCGGTGGGCGCCGCGGAGCACCGCGCCCGGAGCGCCGGCCGGCCCCGGCCCACGCTCCGCCTGGCCCTCAAGGCCGATTACGACGGCGGGCTGCTGCCCAAGATCCTCGACGCCTACGACGCCCGGCCGGTCGAGTTGCTGCTCGGTGGCCGCGGCGAGCAGGTGCCGGCGCTGCGCGAGGGGCGGGCCGACGTCGCGATCCTGCCCGAGCCGCACGACGACCGCGGGCTGGACCTCGAACCGCTGCTGAGCGGGCCGCGGCTGGTGGCGCTGTCGGCGACCGATCCGCTGGCGGCGCGGACGTCGTTGCGGCGGTCGGACCTGGCCGGGCGTCGGCTGCCGGACGGCCGGCCCGCCGAGAACGGCGGAGCGGACCCGGCGCCGCCCGGCGCCCAGCGACGGGACCTGTCGCAGATCTTCAACCTGGTCGAGGTCGGCGGCAGCGTCTGGTTCCTGCCGGAGTGGGTGGCCCGCCGCTTCCCCCGTCCCCACCTGGCTTTCCTCCCGGTGGAAGACCTCGACCCGGTGACGCTCGTCGTGGCGTGGCCGGCCGAGTCCCGCTCCCCCGCGGTGGCCGAGTTCGTCCGCGTGGCCAAAGACGTCGCCGGCGAGAATCCGGCGGAGCGTGGCGTTCTTGCCACTGGGGCTCGGGCGGTCGACCGGCCAGCCTGA
- a CDS encoding GNAT family N-acetyltransferase: MPSLTVRAATSADLPQVFVLVRRMFDDLGATEASTQWETDARERLASDHDVATFVATDADDRPVAAAVGVIDQRLPSPRRPNGRIGYVEWLATDPGHRRQGAARLALSALLGWFDDRDVPTVDVHSSEAALPLYEQLGFGTPPAVPMRRLT, encoded by the coding sequence ATGCCGTCTCTCACCGTGCGTGCTGCCACGTCCGCCGATCTGCCCCAGGTGTTCGTCCTGGTTCGGCGGATGTTCGACGACCTCGGCGCCACTGAGGCCTCCACCCAGTGGGAAACGGACGCCCGCGAGCGGCTCGCGTCGGACCACGACGTCGCGACGTTCGTGGCCACGGACGCCGACGACCGGCCCGTCGCGGCCGCGGTCGGGGTCATCGACCAGCGGTTGCCCAGCCCTCGACGCCCGAACGGCCGGATCGGCTACGTCGAGTGGCTCGCCACCGATCCGGGCCACCGCCGTCAGGGTGCGGCCCGCCTGGCCCTGTCGGCGCTGCTGGGCTGGTTCGACGACCGCGACGTCCCCACCGTCGACGTCCACTCGTCGGAGGCCGCGCTCCCCCTCTACGAACAACTGGGCTTCGGCACCCCACCCGCCGTGCCGATGCGCCGCTTGACCTGA
- a CDS encoding nuclear transport factor 2 family protein: protein METLIDRYFAAVDDKRLDAETVAATFAPDGLIRRPDGFELVGHDVILAEQNQSFARFRATHHMFTNCLVDQDDDTARLRTNMQAVHIWDPERNDPLELDTHFVGGGVLTAVAVRTPDGWRLREMGMRLVWRTGSVLPMLKGLRH from the coding sequence ATGGAGACACTCATCGACCGTTACTTCGCCGCGGTGGACGACAAACGCCTGGACGCCGAGACCGTGGCCGCGACCTTCGCCCCCGATGGCCTGATCCGCCGTCCGGACGGCTTCGAACTGGTCGGCCACGACGTGATCCTCGCCGAGCAGAACCAGAGCTTCGCCCGGTTCCGGGCGACCCATCACATGTTCACGAACTGCCTGGTGGATCAGGACGACGACACCGCCCGGCTACGCACGAACATGCAGGCCGTGCACATCTGGGACCCCGAGCGGAACGATCCGCTCGAGCTCGACACGCACTTCGTCGGCGGTGGGGTGCTGACCGCGGTCGCCGTCCGCACGCCCGACGGCTGGCGTCTGCGCGAGATGGGCATGCGCCTGGTCTGGCGCACCGGCTCGGTCCTGCCGATGCTCAAGGGCCTACGTCACTAA
- a CDS encoding TetR/AcrR family transcriptional regulator C-terminal domain-containing protein, translated as MLTWSKPTPARAPGLPEVVDAAIVIADAEGLPAVSMRRVATALRSGTASLYRIVESREEIVERMVDAVLGEAIPAPATGDWRADLAALARNRRALLRRHPWLGIELAGRPAIGPNALSHHEHALAAVAGLTEDPTSASSAVETLLAYVLGAVARETAESQRAGLSEPEWRAEVAPYLEQVIDGYPRLRRMMREAEDFGPDDRFERGLTCVLNGIAGQ; from the coding sequence ATGCTCACCTGGTCCAAACCGACCCCGGCTCGTGCGCCCGGCCTGCCCGAGGTCGTCGACGCCGCGATCGTGATCGCCGACGCCGAAGGGCTCCCGGCGGTCTCGATGCGCCGGGTCGCCACCGCGCTGCGCTCCGGAACGGCGTCGCTCTACCGGATCGTCGAGAGCCGGGAAGAGATCGTCGAGCGCATGGTCGACGCCGTTCTCGGCGAAGCGATCCCGGCGCCGGCCACCGGCGACTGGCGGGCGGACCTGGCCGCGCTCGCCCGCAACCGCCGTGCGTTGCTCCGCCGCCATCCCTGGCTGGGGATCGAACTCGCCGGGCGTCCCGCGATCGGCCCGAACGCGCTCAGCCACCACGAGCACGCGCTCGCCGCCGTCGCCGGGCTCACCGAGGACCCGACGTCGGCGAGCAGCGCGGTCGAGACGCTGCTGGCCTACGTGCTCGGGGCGGTGGCCCGGGAGACGGCCGAATCCCAGCGGGCCGGGCTCAGCGAGCCCGAGTGGCGCGCCGAGGTGGCGCCGTACCTCGAGCAGGTCATCGACGGCTATCCGCGTCTGCGCCGGATGATGCGCGAGGCCGAGGACTTCGGGCCGGACGACCGGTTCGAGCGCGGGCTCACCTGCGTCCTGAACGGGATCGCCGGTCAGTGA